A single region of the Pelobates fuscus isolate aPelFus1 chromosome 4, aPelFus1.pri, whole genome shotgun sequence genome encodes:
- the PPP1R3G gene encoding protein phosphatase 1 regulatory subunit 3G codes for MQRAAQRELQVTLTRSCTNSPAPTTCCDMDALGQEAEHPLGQGEIYQVSPVPSEGEGFCTAPYEADAMSERALLGNWGSHNTAPREKAGCHPQSSSQLPPDCVHLLRRAKSDTGERSPWGQQEYLHTVQPLQLGVRGELLNYKQPGGQEQGEVRGHDVQGEQNTDGHGVQGELLEQENPDSECVQGELLEQENPDSEGVQGELLEQEKPDSECVQEELLEQENSDSEDVQGELLDHMLGLRLSAVLASRGFSRLDLHHHGLPHAGTEQCVPSRLRLTDTRYPPTLPTEESPRRRARSLPANAIPEEDEGATVLCCCKLKKRVQFADSLGLTLASVKLFLSTEEPTVPPAVLARLQSYPPSAGEQRAEREPQEPLACALVPEELLVRLASRGLCLEQASSSSWGVRGSVLVQGPTEGVQGPTEGVQVKIRYTFNDWLSFLDCPASRQSAAGTPNPGVQRFLFSLCYPPSTPRIQFAICCISGGGQEVWDNNQGSNYTVSCQQEALPDFQAADPELETWGGPQHW; via the coding sequence ATGCAAAGAGCTGCTCAGAGGGAACTGCAGGTGACTTTAACCCGCTCATGCACTAACAGCCCAGCTCCCACTACCTGCTGTGACATGGATGCCCTGGGGCAGGAAGCAGAGCACCCCCTGGGGCAGGGGGAGATATACCAAGTGAGTCCTGTGCCATCGGAGGGTGAAGGATTCTGTACAGCGCCGTATGAGGCAGATGCCATGTCAGAGAGAGCTCTGCTAGGTAACTGGGGATCACACAACACAGCCCCCCGGGAGAAAGCGGGATGCCACCCACAGAGCTCCTCTCAGCTGCCCCCCGACTGCGTGCACTTACTGCGGAGAGCCAAGTCAGACACCGGGGAGAGGAGCCCCTGGGGGCAGCAGGAGTACCTGCACACGGTACAGCCACTGCAGCTAGGTGTGCGGGGAGAGCTGCTGAATTACAAACAACCGGGTGGACAGGAGCAGGGGGAAGTCCGTGGACATGATGTGCAGGGAGAGCAGAACACTGATGGACATGGTGTGCAGGGAGAGCTGCTGGAGCAGGAGAACCCCGATTCTGAGTGTGTGCAGGGAGAGCTGCTGGAGCAGGAGAACCCCGATTCTGAGGGTGTGCAGGGAGAGCTGTTGGAGCAGGAGAAGCCCGATTCTGAGTGTGTACAGGAAGAGCTGCTAGAGCAGGAGAACTCCGATTCTGAGGATGTGCAGGGAGAGCTGCTGGACCATATGCTGGGGTTGAGACTGTCCGCTGTGCTGGCATCCCGTGGTTTCTCCAGGCTAGATCTCCATCACCATGGGCTTCCGCACGCTGGGACAGAGCAATGTGTACCGAGCAGACTGCGCCTCACCGACACCCGCTACCCACCGACCCTGCCCACCGAAGAGTCCCCCCGCAGGAGGGCACGGTCCCTGCCCGCGAACGCCATCCCGGAGGAGGATGAGGGGGCCACCGTGCTGTGCTGCTGTAAGCTGAAGAAGCGGGTTCAGTTCGCGGACTCCCTGGGGCTCACCTTGGCCAGTGTCAAACTATTCCTGTCCACCGAGGAGCCCACTGTGCCCCCCGCGGTGCTGGCCAGGCTGCAGAGCTACCCTCCCTCCGCGGGGGAACAGAGAGCCGAGCGGGAACCACAGGAGCCCCTAGCCTGTGCCCTTGTCCCCGAGGAGCTGTTGGTCAGGCTGGCTAGCCGGGGGCTTTGCCTGGAGCAGGCGTCCTCCTCTAGCTGGGGGGTGCGGGGCAGCGTGCTGGTGCAGGGACCCACTGAGGGAGTGCAGGGACCCACTGAGGGGGTACAGGTTAAAATCCGATACACTTTCAATGACTGGCTGTCATTCCTGGACTGCCCTGCATCGAGGCAGAGTGCAGCCGGGACCCCTAACCCAGGGGTGCAGCGCTTCCTTTTCTCCTTGTGTTACCCTCCCTCTACCCCCCGCATCCAGTTCGCTATCTGCTGTATCAGTGGGGGTGGGCAGGAGGTGTGGGACAACAACCAGGGCAGCAACTACACGGTGAGCTGCCAGCAGGAGGCGCTACCAGACTTCCAGGCTGCAGACCCTGAGTTGGAGACCTGGGGGGGCCCTCAGCACTGGTAG